A window of Candidatus Vicinibacter proximus contains these coding sequences:
- a CDS encoding response regulator, translating into MSKKYNILIIEDNAEMRENIGEILDLAGYDVVLAEDGLDGIQKARECNPDLILCDIMMPNLDGFGVLKIKSHDEALKNIPLIFLTAKAEKEDFRKGMNLGAEDYLMKPFEDSDLLQVIESKLLKYARLGSAIQKKRLSSLIRFDEFKKLDPVQELIQTTSSREYGKKSKLWTYEESVHSIHWLEDGMIKESMDTVGFKTIILNFINNHNFVDAHYLFQPKYHSQCETIEPSLVKMLPKQKLEEIIIKENLLPSLLSFTSRQYYETAKRLSVNSFGNVREKIAYHLIILNKSFNQNVIQLSREDLAAFCGMAKETLIRTLSEFKEEKLIEIDSKGITIKNNKKLEFIFE; encoded by the coding sequence ATGTCAAAGAAATATAATATCCTTATTATTGAAGATAATGCAGAAATGCGCGAGAACATTGGTGAAATCTTAGACCTCGCCGGTTATGATGTTGTGCTTGCTGAAGATGGCCTTGATGGTATTCAAAAGGCCAGAGAATGTAATCCGGACTTGATACTTTGTGACATCATGATGCCCAATTTAGATGGATTTGGCGTGCTAAAGATTAAGAGTCATGACGAAGCACTAAAAAATATTCCTTTGATCTTTTTAACTGCTAAAGCAGAGAAGGAAGATTTTAGAAAGGGAATGAATCTTGGTGCCGAGGATTACCTTATGAAACCCTTTGAAGATTCAGACCTGCTCCAGGTTATTGAAAGTAAGTTATTAAAGTATGCAAGACTAGGTTCTGCCATTCAAAAAAAAAGATTATCTTCTTTAATTCGTTTTGATGAATTTAAGAAATTAGACCCTGTCCAGGAACTCATACAGACCACATCATCCAGAGAATATGGGAAGAAAAGTAAATTATGGACCTATGAAGAAAGTGTTCATTCCATTCACTGGTTAGAAGATGGAATGATCAAAGAATCAATGGATACTGTTGGTTTTAAAACCATAATTTTGAATTTTATCAACAACCATAATTTTGTTGATGCTCATTATCTTTTTCAACCAAAGTATCATTCACAATGTGAAACCATTGAACCTTCCCTTGTCAAGATGTTGCCTAAACAAAAATTAGAAGAAATTATCATCAAAGAAAATCTATTGCCAAGCTTGCTTTCATTTACTTCTCGACAATATTATGAGACAGCAAAGAGGCTTTCGGTAAATTCTTTTGGCAATGTGCGCGAAAAAATCGCCTACCACCTGATTATTTTGAATAAATCATTTAACCAAAATGTAATTCAGCTTAGCCGTGAGGATTTGGCGGCATTTTGCGGGATGGCAAAAGAAACTCTTATACGCACCCTGAGCGAATTTAAAGAAGAGAAGCTGATTGAAATTGATTCCAAGGGAATCACCATAAAAAACAACAAAAAACTGGAATTTATATTTGAGTAA
- a CDS encoding PAS domain-containing sensor histidine kinase has protein sequence MSLDIHHYFNDSTFLSSVFNTAIDGIIVIDSRGRMLKLNESASKLFGYTNEELIGNNVSMLMPEPDHSKHDGYIQNYVQTGIKKIIGIGREVTGLKKDGIQFPMRLAISQIDLDGIIFFTGIVHDLSAQKESEKKLQNLTRSLEDQVQSRTGQLQETINQLSATNKNLEEEIEIRKSVELRLKLREQELLNSLEKERDLGILKSRFVSIASHEFRTPLANILSSISLVSKYDSQELLEKRNSHIEKIKKNIHYLSGILNEFLTLTRIEEGKFELQPQDINLIELISELIEDFSAIKKKDQKLTLLYKPGFDDLVYSDKSCLKHILNNIISNAIKYSGDGSLVEISLHSDVDSVAITVIDEGIGIPEEEIKFIFDIFFRGTNVLNIQGTGLGLNIVKKYLDSIQGSISFSRVQPKGTKVSILIPRYVKEI, from the coding sequence ATGAGTCTTGATATACATCATTATTTTAATGACAGTACTTTTCTAAGTTCAGTGTTCAATACTGCAATTGATGGGATCATCGTGATTGATTCCAGGGGCAGGATGTTGAAATTGAACGAAAGTGCCTCAAAGCTTTTCGGATACACAAATGAAGAACTTATTGGAAACAATGTAAGTATGTTAATGCCTGAGCCTGATCATTCAAAACATGACGGGTATATTCAGAATTATGTACAGACTGGCATAAAGAAGATAATTGGAATAGGTAGGGAGGTTACCGGATTAAAAAAAGATGGAATCCAATTTCCTATGCGACTGGCCATTAGTCAAATTGATTTGGATGGGATTATTTTTTTTACAGGAATTGTGCATGACCTAAGTGCGCAAAAAGAGAGTGAAAAGAAACTTCAAAATCTTACCCGTTCCTTGGAAGATCAGGTTCAATCCAGGACCGGCCAATTACAGGAGACCATTAATCAATTAAGCGCAACCAATAAGAATCTTGAGGAAGAAATTGAAATCAGGAAAAGCGTTGAACTTAGACTTAAATTACGGGAACAAGAATTATTGAATTCACTTGAAAAAGAAAGAGATTTAGGGATTTTGAAGTCAAGGTTTGTTTCTATTGCTTCCCATGAATTCCGAACACCTCTCGCAAATATTCTAAGCTCTATTTCTTTGGTGAGTAAATATGACAGCCAAGAATTATTGGAGAAAAGAAATTCACATATTGAAAAAATTAAAAAGAATATACATTATTTAAGCGGAATATTGAATGAATTCTTAACCCTTACCCGTATTGAAGAAGGCAAGTTTGAATTACAACCTCAAGACATCAATTTAATAGAACTAATTTCTGAATTGATTGAGGATTTTTCCGCCATAAAGAAAAAGGATCAAAAGTTGACATTATTGTATAAACCAGGATTTGATGATTTGGTATATTCTGATAAATCCTGCCTAAAACACATACTTAATAACATTATATCGAATGCCATAAAATATTCCGGAGATGGCAGTCTTGTTGAGATTTCACTTCATTCAGATGTAGATTCTGTTGCTATTACAGTAATTGATGAGGGAATAGGTATACCTGAAGAGGAGATAAAATTTATCTTCGATATTTTCTTTAGAGGAACCAACGTGCTGAATATACAAGGTACCGGATTAGGTCTTAATATTGTTAAAAAATACCTGGATTCTATTCAGGGAAGCATTAGTTTTTCAAGAGTTCAACCAAAAGGAACAAAAGTTTCTATATTAATTCCAAGATATGTCAAAGAAATATAA
- a CDS encoding CBS domain-containing protein → MINLKEPVSSIMTKDLIIVTPEDNLLKVKKIFEEHSFHHIPVVNFRDIVGLVSKSDFLLYVNSEGFAKDLEVSEDQKLQFTKVKQIMVTKLGKLECDDRIEVAIDVFLTNFLHCLPVVEGSELKGLITPFDILRYVVAENSK, encoded by the coding sequence ATGATAAACTTAAAAGAACCTGTAAGTAGTATAATGACAAAGGACTTGATCATTGTAACACCCGAGGATAATTTGTTGAAAGTTAAGAAAATCTTCGAAGAGCATTCCTTTCACCACATTCCTGTGGTAAATTTTAGAGATATAGTGGGTTTGGTCAGTAAATCTGATTTTTTGCTTTATGTTAATTCTGAAGGTTTCGCAAAAGATCTTGAGGTATCTGAAGACCAAAAACTACAATTCACTAAGGTCAAACAAATAATGGTAACAAAATTGGGGAAACTGGAATGTGATGACAGGATTGAAGTGGCAATTGATGTGTTCTTAACCAATTTCCTGCATTGCTTGCCGGTCGTTGAAGGATCTGAGCTGAAAGGTCTCATTACTCCGTTTGATATCCTGCGATATGTTGTTGCTGAAAACAGTAAATAG
- a CDS encoding universal stress protein: MYKVILCPYDQSENAGRAVEHAARLADFHSAKLIILSVFDDPFKFEGGSYLLNNNVLAMDLMSKMKVELEADMAKVVSDLKSLHTNLDVELLNLDASDIGESILETAKQSNVDLIVMGSHGRKGIKRLVMGSVAEYVFRNSSCPVTIVK; the protein is encoded by the coding sequence ATGTATAAAGTGATACTTTGCCCATATGACCAGTCAGAGAATGCAGGACGAGCAGTTGAACATGCAGCCAGATTGGCTGATTTTCACAGCGCGAAACTTATCATTCTGAGTGTTTTTGATGATCCATTCAAGTTTGAAGGAGGGTCTTATTTGCTGAATAATAATGTGTTGGCCATGGATTTAATGTCCAAGATGAAAGTGGAGTTGGAAGCAGATATGGCTAAAGTAGTTTCAGATTTGAAAAGTCTTCATACAAATCTGGATGTTGAACTTTTAAATCTTGATGCCAGCGATATCGGAGAAAGCATTTTGGAAACTGCCAAACAGAGTAATGTTGACTTAATTGTTATGGGATCTCACGGAAGGAAAGGAATCAAGCGATTAGTTATGGGCAGCGTTGCCGAATATGTTTTTAGAAATTCAAGCTGTCCTGTAACTATTGTTAAATAG
- a CDS encoding universal stress protein, translating to MGMLLCPVDYSESSRNALKYAISTAEALDCAVHVLYVFQIPVASADAYVFVPSNEELESMKGSYEKSLEEFNMETLKSFPTTKVKLSFEVKYGDPESEILDVSERLGVRLIVMGIQGKGYLTEKLIGSTATRVLSESVIPTLVVPVSAHFRTPMNILFAYDNKQFKDKSVLKPLLWIAKTFDSNIAVVTIVDEIAEFPEMANILHKEQLDPSLETYEKTSYHIEQSPNFVEGVRAFMSVHPCDLIYLISRKRNFWTSLFKEKHAKEMAFHGDLPILSNLEC from the coding sequence ATGGGTATGTTACTTTGTCCTGTCGATTATTCTGAAAGTTCCAGAAACGCGTTGAAATATGCAATTTCAACAGCCGAGGCTTTAGATTGCGCGGTACATGTGCTTTACGTCTTTCAGATTCCTGTTGCTTCTGCAGATGCTTATGTATTTGTTCCAAGTAATGAGGAGTTAGAGTCGATGAAAGGTTCCTATGAGAAAAGCTTAGAGGAATTTAACATGGAGACCCTAAAAAGTTTTCCCACAACTAAAGTTAAGCTAAGTTTTGAAGTAAAGTATGGAGATCCTGAGTCAGAGATATTGGATGTTTCAGAGCGGTTGGGAGTTAGATTGATCGTAATGGGCATTCAAGGTAAAGGATATTTAACAGAAAAGTTAATTGGCAGCACCGCCACACGAGTTTTGTCGGAAAGTGTTATCCCGACATTGGTAGTTCCGGTAAGCGCTCATTTTAGAACACCAATGAATATTTTGTTTGCATATGATAATAAGCAGTTTAAAGATAAGAGTGTATTAAAACCTTTGCTTTGGATTGCTAAAACATTTGACTCCAATATAGCAGTTGTCACCATTGTGGATGAGATTGCAGAATTTCCAGAAATGGCTAATATTTTGCACAAAGAGCAACTTGATCCGTCATTGGAAACCTATGAGAAGACCTCTTATCACATTGAGCAAAGCCCGAATTTTGTTGAAGGTGTTAGGGCTTTTATGAGTGTACACCCTTGTGATTTGATTTATCTTATTAGCCGGAAGCGAAATTTCTGGACTTCCTTGTTTAAAGAAAAGCATGCCAAGGAAATGGCATTTCACGGAGATTTACCAATTCTTTCAAATCTTGAATGTTAA
- a CDS encoding NAD-dependent epimerase/dehydratase family protein, with product MDFFKGKKIVVSGGAGFVGSNLVRKLSLQSPEKIFVVDNLLSSEEINIKGIPKVEIIHSSIANDAVLDQLYKERPEYIFHLATYHGNQSSIYDPIADHDNNLITSIKLFDKFKNDSNVKKVVYSAAGCAVAEKSVTTAEATVEEDHVSLVMDSPYSISKIVGEFYAVYYHKQHKLPTVRARFQNVYGPGEILGAGEWRGTPATVWRNVTPTFIYKAIKGMSLQLENAGSGSRDFIFVDDIANGLMACASQGHPGDVYNLASGRETTIRELAELIIKITDSKSDLEILPKRDWDTSIKRFGSTIKAKEKLGFEAQIQIEEGLRKTIEWTKQNLQLIESCILKHRDKMSV from the coding sequence ATGGATTTTTTTAAAGGTAAGAAAATAGTTGTTTCAGGAGGCGCAGGTTTTGTTGGGAGTAACTTGGTTCGAAAACTGTCTCTACAAAGCCCAGAGAAAATATTTGTAGTAGATAATCTACTTTCTTCAGAAGAGATCAATATTAAAGGGATTCCCAAGGTGGAAATTATACATTCATCCATTGCAAATGATGCAGTTCTGGATCAACTTTATAAAGAAAGGCCTGAATACATATTCCACCTTGCAACTTACCATGGCAATCAAAGTTCGATATACGATCCAATTGCAGATCACGATAATAATTTGATTACATCGATCAAACTTTTTGATAAATTTAAAAATGATTCGAATGTAAAAAAAGTAGTTTATTCAGCTGCTGGTTGTGCAGTTGCCGAAAAATCTGTGACCACTGCAGAAGCAACAGTTGAAGAGGATCATGTATCCCTAGTGATGGACAGTCCATATTCTATATCCAAAATCGTGGGAGAGTTTTATGCAGTTTATTATCATAAACAACACAAATTACCTACTGTAAGAGCCCGCTTCCAAAATGTATATGGTCCCGGAGAAATACTGGGTGCCGGTGAATGGAGAGGCACTCCGGCAACCGTGTGGAGAAATGTAACCCCCACATTTATCTATAAAGCAATTAAAGGAATGTCATTGCAATTAGAAAATGCGGGGAGTGGCTCCAGGGATTTTATTTTTGTGGATGACATTGCTAATGGTCTAATGGCTTGTGCAAGCCAAGGTCATCCCGGTGATGTGTATAATCTAGCCAGTGGCCGGGAGACGACAATTCGGGAATTGGCTGAGTTAATTATAAAAATAACCGATAGTAAGTCAGACCTTGAGATCTTGCCTAAAAGAGATTGGGATACCTCAATTAAAAGGTTTGGGAGTACGATTAAGGCTAAAGAAAAACTTGGTTTTGAAGCACAGATTCAGATTGAAGAAGGTTTAAGGAAAACAATTGAATGGACCAAACAAAATCTTCAGTTAATTGAATCTTGTATATTAAAACACCGGGACAAAATGAGTGTTTAG
- a CDS encoding NAD-dependent epimerase/dehydratase family protein: MRKILITGGSGFVGSHLADRLLAKGDHIMVIDNYQTGRRDNLKPHSNLTIIEGTIADEMLVNKCFDEFKPELVVHAAAAYKDPNNWIEDVNTNILGTIHVVNAAKKSGVRRFIYFQTSLCYGLKPLEQPITLKHPLFSGDYPGGSSYAISKTGGEQYIELSGIEFLSFRLANAYGPRNISGPLPTFFQRLTSGKACFVMDTRRDFIYIDDLVDVVEKALEGQGEKGYYHISTGSDYSIKELFDATVKALNIKLDKEVEVRERGEDDVFTILIDPSKTEAHFNWKAKTLLEVGVANAIQYYQDFGIEQTFTHLKKMD; encoded by the coding sequence ATGAGAAAAATATTAATTACTGGAGGTTCCGGATTTGTTGGTTCCCATTTGGCTGATCGTTTACTGGCGAAAGGAGATCATATTATGGTTATTGATAATTACCAGACGGGGCGAAGAGATAATCTAAAGCCACATTCCAACTTAACAATCATTGAAGGCACCATAGCTGATGAGATGTTGGTAAATAAATGTTTTGATGAATTTAAGCCTGAATTGGTTGTTCATGCTGCAGCAGCATATAAAGATCCAAATAATTGGATCGAAGATGTAAATACAAATATTCTTGGTACAATTCACGTCGTAAATGCCGCAAAAAAGTCAGGTGTGAGGAGATTTATTTATTTTCAAACTTCCCTGTGCTATGGTTTAAAACCACTGGAACAACCTATAACTTTAAAGCATCCGTTGTTTTCAGGAGATTATCCAGGTGGAAGTAGCTATGCCATAAGTAAGACAGGTGGTGAGCAATATATAGAGTTAAGTGGAATAGAATTTTTATCCTTCCGGCTTGCCAATGCATATGGTCCAAGAAACATCAGTGGTCCATTACCAACTTTTTTTCAGCGACTCACTTCTGGAAAAGCTTGTTTTGTCATGGATACCAGGAGAGATTTCATCTACATCGATGACCTTGTGGATGTTGTGGAAAAAGCTCTGGAAGGTCAGGGTGAAAAGGGATATTACCACATTTCTACAGGTTCGGACTATTCGATCAAAGAACTTTTCGATGCGACTGTAAAGGCATTGAATATTAAACTGGATAAAGAAGTTGAAGTACGAGAAAGAGGAGAAGATGATGTTTTTACTATTCTAATTGACCCTTCAAAAACTGAGGCTCATTTTAATTGGAAAGCGAAAACCTTATTGGAAGTTGGGGTAGCAAATGCGATTCAATATTACCAAGATTTTGGAATCGAGCAAACATTTACCCATCTTAAAAAAATGGATTAA
- the asnB gene encoding asparagine synthase (glutamine-hydrolyzing): MCGIAGIYQKNILKKDHSFLQELKSMHELIRHRGPDGEGIWTSQDGKVGLCHRRLSIIDTSETGHQPMHAQDGRYTITYNGEIYNYLELKKGLADGFEFRTQSDTEVIIASYQKWGEDCVHHFRGMFAFVIWDAESRTLFAARDRFGIKPLYFHENENRFYFGSECKAIVPFLDDKKVDLEGLKDYLAFQFCQEGKTLFDGIRELLPGHKLRLNDRGLIIERYWEVHYVPDFLHTANYFEERLKELLEDSVKFHLRSDVPVGAYVSGGLDSSAIASIASDIEGKNFLGFTGKFSFSKDYDESSYARLLCNKKGFQLHEIDITDQDFIASIHKVIYHLDYPVAGPGSFPQYMVSGLASKYRKVVLGGQGGDEIFGGYTRYLIAYFEQCIKAAIEGTDKSGNFIVTYESIIPNLISLRNYKPMLTEFWKDGLFDERDKRYFRLINRAPQLGDAIRWDLLGPYNPYESFKKIFDGDNVGKQSYFDQMTHFDFKTLLPALLQVEDRMSMANGLESRVPLLDHPIVELAATIPSNIKFENGDMKHIFKKMVTKYLPSEILERKDKMGFPTPLVEWSRKGPVKDFIFDTFNSIKAQNRDFVDNKKVLQKIENESKFGRNLWGFLCLEIWHQEFFDKDLLNK, translated from the coding sequence ATGTGTGGTATAGCTGGGATCTACCAAAAAAATATTCTTAAAAAGGACCATTCCTTTCTACAAGAACTGAAGTCCATGCACGAACTGATCAGGCACAGAGGACCAGATGGAGAAGGTATTTGGACCAGTCAGGATGGTAAAGTAGGATTGTGCCACAGAAGATTGTCCATTATAGACACTTCGGAGACTGGGCACCAGCCCATGCATGCACAAGATGGCCGTTATACGATAACGTATAATGGAGAAATATACAATTACCTGGAACTGAAGAAAGGGTTGGCTGATGGCTTTGAATTTCGTACCCAATCAGATACAGAAGTAATTATTGCATCATACCAGAAATGGGGCGAAGATTGTGTCCATCATTTCAGGGGTATGTTTGCATTTGTTATTTGGGATGCTGAATCCAGAACACTTTTTGCCGCACGAGACAGATTTGGTATCAAACCACTTTATTTTCATGAAAATGAAAATAGGTTTTATTTTGGATCTGAGTGCAAAGCAATTGTCCCTTTTCTGGATGATAAAAAAGTTGACCTTGAAGGGTTAAAAGATTATCTGGCCTTTCAATTTTGTCAGGAGGGAAAAACACTCTTTGATGGGATACGTGAATTGCTCCCAGGACACAAACTAAGACTTAATGATCGAGGTTTAATTATCGAAAGATACTGGGAGGTTCATTATGTTCCGGACTTTTTACACACCGCCAATTACTTTGAAGAACGGCTTAAAGAACTTTTAGAGGATTCTGTTAAATTTCATTTAAGGTCCGACGTTCCGGTCGGTGCCTATGTAAGTGGAGGTTTGGATTCAAGTGCTATTGCTTCTATTGCTTCTGATATAGAAGGGAAGAATTTTCTTGGCTTTACCGGAAAATTTTCATTCAGTAAGGACTATGATGAAAGTTCCTATGCAAGATTACTCTGTAATAAGAAAGGGTTCCAGCTCCATGAAATTGATATAACCGATCAGGATTTTATTGCATCCATTCATAAAGTAATTTATCATTTAGATTATCCAGTAGCGGGTCCAGGGTCTTTTCCTCAGTATATGGTATCTGGCCTTGCATCCAAATATAGAAAAGTTGTTTTGGGAGGTCAGGGAGGGGATGAAATTTTTGGTGGGTATACCAGATACCTTATTGCATATTTCGAACAATGTATCAAAGCGGCCATTGAAGGAACTGACAAATCCGGAAACTTTATTGTCACTTACGAATCCATCATTCCAAATCTAATTTCTCTCAGGAATTACAAGCCAATGTTGACTGAATTCTGGAAAGATGGTTTATTTGATGAAAGGGACAAAAGATATTTCAGATTGATCAATAGGGCACCACAACTTGGCGATGCTATCAGGTGGGATCTTCTTGGACCGTACAACCCATATGAATCTTTCAAAAAAATATTCGATGGAGATAATGTAGGAAAACAGTCTTACTTTGATCAAATGACTCATTTTGATTTTAAAACATTACTACCTGCGTTACTCCAGGTTGAAGACCGTATGAGTATGGCAAATGGTCTTGAATCCAGAGTTCCTTTACTGGATCACCCAATAGTTGAATTGGCAGCTACCATCCCTTCCAATATAAAATTTGAGAATGGTGATATGAAACATATTTTTAAGAAAATGGTAACCAAGTACCTTCCAAGTGAGATACTAGAGAGAAAGGACAAAATGGGATTCCCTACGCCGCTTGTAGAATGGTCACGAAAAGGACCTGTGAAAGATTTTATCTTCGACACATTTAATTCTATCAAAGCCCAAAATCGCGATTTTGTGGACAATAAAAAAGTCCTTCAAAAAATTGAAAATGAATCCAAATTTGGGAGAAACCTTTGGGGATTTTTATGTCTAGAAATTTGGCATCAGGAATTTTTTGATAAGGATTTATTGAACAAATAG
- a CDS encoding IS30 family transposase, whose product MGDLEVDLMMGKNHKAALLVLTDRASLHTRIKKLSGKDSINVMKGIISCIKKNMYKPRTLTFDNDLAFSRHHEIAKLFNVSTYFTRPYTSQDKGTVENRIGVIRRYFPKKTNLIFVTDKQVRYVEKMLNNRPIRKFNYLTANQVLLEKIALIN is encoded by the coding sequence TTGGGTGACTTAGAAGTAGACCTTATGATGGGCAAAAATCATAAAGCCGCATTATTAGTATTAACAGATAGGGCTAGTTTACATACTCGAATAAAAAAGTTATCTGGTAAGGATAGTATAAATGTTATGAAAGGTATTATATCATGCATAAAGAAAAACATGTACAAGCCACGGACCTTAACTTTTGATAATGACCTGGCTTTTAGTCGTCATCATGAAATTGCAAAGTTGTTTAATGTGTCTACGTATTTTACTAGGCCCTATACAAGTCAAGACAAGGGAACAGTCGAAAATAGAATAGGAGTAATCAGGAGATACTTTCCAAAGAAAACAAATCTTATATTTGTAACCGATAAACAGGTCCGCTATGTTGAAAAAATGTTAAACAACAGACCTATAAGAAAATTTAATTATTTAACTGCTAATCAAGTGCTACTTGAAAAAATTGCACTTATTAATTGA
- a CDS encoding IS30 family transposase, protein MSKNYNQLSLEQRYQIEALFEAGMKQKLIAEKIDVHPSTVCRELKRNIAQRGQIAGTYKANNAQRKTILRHQNKPKRIIFNYKKKSIVANQLKIDKWSPELISNAAKFNNITAVSHERIYRWTWEYNHSNTKENRQYKDLYKCLRHCRRRHKRGNRKDNRGVILN, encoded by the coding sequence ATGTCAAAAAATTACAACCAGCTCAGCTTAGAGCAAAGATACCAGATTGAGGCTTTATTTGAAGCCGGAATGAAGCAAAAATTGATTGCCGAAAAAATTGATGTCCATCCATCTACGGTGTGTCGAGAATTAAAAAGAAATATTGCCCAAAGAGGTCAAATTGCAGGCACTTACAAAGCTAACAATGCACAGAGAAAGACAATATTGCGACATCAAAACAAACCGAAACGAATAATATTTAACTATAAGAAAAAATCAATAGTAGCTAATCAGCTCAAAATAGATAAGTGGAGTCCAGAACTAATAAGTAATGCTGCAAAATTTAACAACATAACTGCGGTTAGCCATGAACGAATTTATCGGTGGACATGGGAATATAATCACTCAAATACCAAGGAAAACAGACAATATAAAGACCTATACAAGTGTCTTAGACACTGCAGGAGACGACACAAACGAGGTAACAGGAAAGACAATAGAGGAGTTATTCTAAATTGA
- a CDS encoding glycosyltransferase family 2 protein, whose translation MNPKFSIIYPTKNRPDYLYYCLQSIKLQNFENFEVIISDNCENKSAEPIYLEYQKDSRFKYFWTGGKLSMSDNFSFAIKLAIGDYLTVLTDKVTLLPSALEVANKINLYNNFDVINWRETYFHNNILGLVNSPGYVIFPNVEFQLNTFNPNSQLIELLNFFKHRSKDPNNYYRGKIMFGFVRRELFAKEINESTFFLKYAPDYTSRVIILNRSIIGCEIPFPIQNAFISESSNGMKCAIHPEFAYNFFNDADKLKNVNTFFPIKGMYASQQNHVAGDYMFALNMHNILLSIDFNNLLKTIYFDLKKVKWPNRKIKKDNYYLFYKSLLHSSIYNILNFIFINFWTINFEINSLKLKSFLRKYFIDKYPMIQKFLELGIISKRNSFSNIIEANYKLDLLLRKWIEGTDIKSTKC comes from the coding sequence ATGAATCCAAAATTTAGCATCATATACCCGACTAAAAACAGGCCCGATTATTTATACTATTGTCTGCAGTCAATAAAACTTCAAAATTTTGAGAATTTTGAGGTAATTATATCTGACAACTGTGAAAATAAATCGGCTGAACCAATATATTTAGAATATCAAAAAGATTCGAGATTCAAATACTTTTGGACAGGAGGAAAATTATCGATGTCGGATAATTTTTCATTTGCAATAAAGTTAGCTATAGGAGATTATTTAACAGTATTAACAGATAAAGTAACTTTGCTTCCAAGTGCTTTAGAAGTAGCAAATAAAATAAATTTATACAATAATTTTGATGTAATAAATTGGCGGGAAACCTACTTTCATAACAACATATTAGGTCTAGTAAACTCTCCCGGCTATGTAATTTTTCCTAATGTTGAATTCCAATTAAATACATTTAATCCTAATAGTCAATTAATAGAATTACTTAACTTTTTTAAACACAGATCAAAAGATCCAAATAATTATTATAGAGGAAAAATCATGTTTGGTTTCGTAAGGAGGGAATTATTTGCAAAAGAAATAAATGAAAGTACGTTTTTCCTTAAATATGCACCAGACTATACATCCCGAGTAATTATTTTAAACAGATCCATAATTGGATGTGAAATACCTTTTCCAATTCAAAATGCCTTTATTAGTGAATCATCAAATGGTATGAAATGTGCCATTCACCCAGAGTTTGCCTACAATTTTTTTAATGATGCAGATAAATTAAAAAATGTAAATACATTTTTTCCAATTAAAGGTATGTATGCAAGTCAGCAAAATCATGTGGCTGGCGATTACATGTTTGCTTTAAATATGCATAACATTCTCTTATCAATAGACTTTAATAATTTACTAAAAACCATTTATTTCGATTTGAAGAAGGTTAAATGGCCAAACCGTAAAATCAAAAAAGATAACTATTATCTCTTTTATAAATCATTACTCCATTCTTCTATTTATAATATACTAAATTTTATATTTATAAATTTTTGGACAATAAATTTTGAAATTAATTCCTTAAAATTAAAATCATTTTTGAGGAAATATTTTATAGATAAATACCCAATGATTCAAAAATTCTTAGAATTAGGAATTATTTCTAAGCGAAATTCTTTTTCAAATATTATAGAAGCAAACTATAAATTAGATCTTTTACTAAGAAAGTGGATAGAAGGAACTGATATCAAAAGTACAAAATGTTAA